The window TATGGAAAGCAAACCAGGCAtgtaataagataagataagataagataagataaaactgtATTAATCCCCTGCTGGTGTTACAGGCATCTGAGCGGCTGTGTATGTAATAGCATAATATAGAAAGGCTTCTTACCTCCATTGTTCCTCCACATCTCTCTGGCACACTTGTCAGAAGAGGTCAGGTCGGatatttggatgtttggattGGATTTGTAGTCATCttgaggaaacagagacaatgaGAGTGATGGTTGATGGCGGGAAAGCagctgtgtggtgtttgtggtgAAAGACTACAACTTACTGTTGTTGCTGAATGCGAAGGAATCGCTGTCCCTCATCGTCTCGTTCCCGCTGTCCGACAGCGTCCTCTCCCTCCTGGAGACGGGCGGCCTCCTCTTCGCGCTCTTCCTCGTGCTGATGCGGATGATGCCGCGCACCAGCCGACACTCGGCCTCCTGCTCGTCCATTTTGTGCTCCTCCGCCAGCGAGTTGATGAGCTTGTTGATGGCCTTGCTCTTCTTCAGAAACACAGAGTCTGAGGTGCACCTGGCCAACTCCTCGATCTGATATTCAGagtagagctgcagcagcttcttagTAATCAGAGAGTCCACGTTCTCCTCGCCATCCTCCCAGTCATCAAAACTCATGGACTCGTGCAGGGACGGATGGCTGGGCTGTGTTGGACCACCAGACGGAGGCACATACGGAGATTTGGTTTCAGCATCTAAATACTCTCTTGGACTGTCAACTTTGACTCCAGCGATGCGGACGTCCCCGAGCCAGTCTGCggcttcctcttctttgttGTCTCCTGGGTTCACAGCTCGGAGGCTCACCTTCTCTGGTTCGTCTGCGGAGCTCTCGTTTGGCGCCAGGCATGGAGCGAGGATGGAACGCTGGCAGACCCTGTACAGGCCGCAGGTGAGCACGCTGCACATGAAGGTCCTACAGCTCCTCGGGGAAGCGCAGGGATTGCAGGTCTGTGCCGCAGAGGGAGGGGCAGCTGAGCCCGGGATGAAGCCAGTGGTCTCAGACTCCTTTCCATTAGCATCTTTGAGGTGGGCTTTGTGGACTGCCTTTGGCTCTGGGGTTGGGAGCTCGTCTTCCACTGGGTCCACACAGCGCTCCTCATAGGACGACCTC of the Chelmon rostratus isolate fCheRos1 chromosome 16, fCheRos1.pri, whole genome shotgun sequence genome contains:
- the kdf1b gene encoding keratinocyte differentiation factor 1, which produces MSAGNTGSLRHSSGPGGYRHGPSRGSSQRSSYEERCVDPVEDELPTPEPKAVHKAHLKDANGKESETTGFIPGSAAPPSAAQTCNPCASPRSCRTFMCSVLTCGLYRVCQRSILAPCLAPNESSADEPEKVSLRAVNPGDNKEEEAADWLGDVRIAGVKVDSPREYLDAETKSPYVPPSGGPTQPSHPSLHESMSFDDWEDGEENVDSLITKKLLQLYSEYQIEELARCTSDSVFLKKSKAINKLINSLAEEHKMDEQEAECRLVRGIIRISTRKSAKRRPPVSRRERTLSDSGNETMRDSDSFAFSNNNDYKSNPNIQISDLTSSDKCAREMWRNNGGHTSSSPTAYSPSHTETNSSGVPLIRTSVRT